TTAAAAAAAATATCTTTGAAAAACTAAAGATAGAGAATATGGTTGAACTGGTAGACCTCATAAAAACACACCACAAACTATAGCAGTCTGTAGGATATTCTTCACTTTTTATTGTCAGAGAATTTGTTTTATCGATAAATATCTATAAGTAAATCGAGATGTATCGATGGGGTTTATAGAAGATTTTATTTTGTAATGTTGTTCCTTTGTACTGTGAAATTTAAGTAATGAAAAAAGTAAATGAAAAAGCTTATTCAGATTTTAAATTTCATACACAAAACAACAAATGATTATAACTATATAATTAATAAACGATAGTTATAAAAACACAAATGATGAAATTAATAAAACACTGATGAAATTAAACGGAGTGATGAATAACCTTAAACGGGCTTCTTAAAAAGCCAAATGAAAAACACAAATACATATAAAGAGGTTCTGTTGAAAGGTTATAATTACAAAACAAAAAAGGAGGCATACAGCCTCCTTTTTTGTTTTTTTATCATTTGATAAATTGATGTTGCAATCTATATCTTAGTTTTGTACCCAAAAAGATGTCAGGAGAAAAAGATCTGGCCGTTCTGCTTCAGAATATGGAACCAATATTAAATGCCGGAGAATATGTGTTTTGTGCTGTTGAAACCCCCAGAGAGATTCCGGATATAGAAAAGATCTTATTTTTCTTTCGGGAAACTGAGGCGGTTACCATTGTTTTAAAAAAAGAGGTTGCAGATGAATGGAGTATGACTTACAGTTATATTGCTTCATGGATTACTCTGAATATTCATTCTTCCCTGGAAGCTGTAGGGCTAACGGCAGCCTTTGCAAATGCGCTGAAACAGAAAAATATCAGCTGTAATGTAGTTGCTGCTTATTTTCATGATCATATTTTTATTGCAAAAGAAGATGCTGAAAAAGCAATGAAAACTCTCCATGTCTTGAAAACGGTCTAAGAACTTTCAAGAAATCATCTTTAAACTTTCGCTTCAAATTTTCACCTTCAAAAATGTCTAATTGAATTCCTAAAATGTCCTGTTGATAAAGCTTTTGAATGTTCTGCCAGTTTTTATGTTTTATGTTTGCACCATAATCAAACAAAAATAAACAATGAAAACAATCAGAAAAATTTCAGCCGTTAGCCTGCTATGCTTAACTCTTTTTACCGTAGTGACAGTGTCCTGCACTGAAGAAAATGAACCTCCCACGGTACAGGAGATACAAAACAGAAACCACCAAACTGCCAAAACCCAATTCATAAACGTTAAAGGAAATGCCATTGCATACCGCGTTTTAGGAAAAGAAGATGGAATTCCATTAGTTCTTCTGCCGGGATTAGGCGGTTCAATGGATGACTGGGATCCTGCAGTGACTGATGGACTGGCCAAAAAATATAAAGTAATTATCTTCGATAATAAAGGAGTTGCTTCTTCAAAGGGAATTACCCCCAATACTGTTCAGGCAATGGCCGATGATGCTGTCGATTTTATCAATGCATTGAATTTGAACAAAGTGAATATCATGGGATTTTCCATGGGTGGTTTTATTGCACAGAGAATAGTACTGACCCACCCTTCATTAATTAATAAAGTGATTTTAACCGGAACAGGACCTCAGGGGGCAATCGGATTATCGAACTTACCTAATATTATTGCGGGAACAGCGGGATTAAGTCCTGAAGCTTCCTTTCTGAAATTTGGATTTACAGAGTCGGCTCAGAGTACTGCGGAAGGAAAAGCATCTTATGCAAGAATCCAGCTTCGTACAGTAGATAGAGATCTTCCATTAAATGATAATGCTTCAAATTCACAATTTACAGCGGTATTGAGCTGGGCCCAGCCTAGCGCTGATGCTCTTACGGAAATAAAAAAAATCAAAAATCCGGTATTGATTGTGCACGGTGAGAATGACCTTC
The window above is part of the Chryseobacterium sp. MA9 genome. Proteins encoded here:
- a CDS encoding ACT domain-containing protein codes for the protein MSGEKDLAVLLQNMEPILNAGEYVFCAVETPREIPDIEKILFFFRETEAVTIVLKKEVADEWSMTYSYIASWITLNIHSSLEAVGLTAAFANALKQKNISCNVVAAYFHDHIFIAKEDAEKAMKTLHVLKTV
- a CDS encoding alpha/beta fold hydrolase is translated as MKTIRKISAVSLLCLTLFTVVTVSCTEENEPPTVQEIQNRNHQTAKTQFINVKGNAIAYRVLGKEDGIPLVLLPGLGGSMDDWDPAVTDGLAKKYKVIIFDNKGVASSKGITPNTVQAMADDAVDFINALNLNKVNIMGFSMGGFIAQRIVLTHPSLINKVILTGTGPQGAIGLSNLPNIIAGTAGLSPEASFLKFGFTESAQSTAEGKASYARIQLRTVDRDLPLNDNASNSQFTAVLSWAQPSADALTEIKKIKNPVLIVHGENDLPVSVQNAKNMAQNLDQAELVIFPDSGHASFYQYHDMFVGKAIEFLGK